In Telopea speciosissima isolate NSW1024214 ecotype Mountain lineage chromosome 10, Tspe_v1, whole genome shotgun sequence, the DNA window CTAATTAATAAAAACTGCTACTTTGGTAAGTATTTTTTACAATTATTAATAATGTATGTTTTggtaaatattttgttactaatttaatattttcaaaaagatcccattcTAGGTAGGAATCGTAAGATCCCAACGTCTTCTCATGTTTATTTGTTAGCCGAGGAATATCTTTTGATTGACATCCCTAATAAGCATGATTTCAATGTGATTTTAAGTTGCATACAATTACGGGGTTATGTCGGAATGACAAGAAGAGGAATCATTCTCTCCAttgtcacacacacacacacagagagagagagagagagagagttatctTTAAAAATGTTTCTGATTGTGTGAGTTATCTTTAAAAATGTTTCTGATTGTGTGAGTTATCTTTAACAATGTTTCTGATTGTGTGAGTTATCTTTAAAAATGTTTCTGATTGTGTGAGTTATCTTTAACAATGTTTCTGATTGTGTGTATCCCACAAGGTGTGAATCATGACCAATTGGAAGTTGCTTTTAGCAAAGAATTTTAGTAAGTGTGAGAGACTTATCTTTAAAAATGTTTCTGATTGTGTGTATCCCACAAGGTTTGAATCATGACCAATTGGAAGTTGCTTTTAGCAAAGAATTTTAGTaagtggtttagtcccacatagAAAGTGGAAGAGACTGgagagaggtttttttttttttttaggtaaaagaTTGGAGTGAAATTAATGTATACTTATGTGAATTGTAAGGGTAGGGTTCCTTGAAGAGAATACTACTCTCTCTTGTGTCTAGAGGTATGGGTTTTGTTTTCACGCATGCATGCGTATAGCTGAGCCAAGCTGAGCCGTGGCGAGGCCTTGGTGTGTGAAGTTATTTTTTGCTCTAAGCAGTGGCCGCCACCGGATTCTTAAAGGACAAATTATCACATTTAAATTATATGTCAGATACACTAATACCCCACACCATTCATCCGGAAATCTTTATGCAAGCCCTTCGCATCTTAAAGAGGACCCGTCAATATTCAATTTCCACCAGCCCATGCGTGGGTGTTTCCATCTAACTTCGAAATTGGTCCTAGGCTGGGCCTTATCAATCACAACATTCAGGGTTCGTGCCAAGGTGAGGTCCTGGACTGAGCGTACCAAGgctcctttattttttgtgcAATCCGACATCTCAGCGAAGCAAGCTTTAACTACCTGAGAGGGAGTTCTCTGCCGGTTCTCAAAACGCCTTCtgtttctctcccaccaaattTGCTTGCAACCAATAATGAGCAAAACTCACCATGCTTGCGGTAATGGGACCACCTTTATTTTCCTGCGCCACCATGAGAAGAGTCTTTCGATGGAAGGGAACCCGCCCCAAGTTAGGTTGAAATTGTACATAATCTCCCTCCACAACTGAATTGAAAAGCCACATTCCAAGAAAATATGATGACTTGAATCACAGGCTGCATAACAAAGATCACAACGAGAGGCTAAGGGAACAGCTTTGCATCTCACTTTGTGGTCCATTGGGAGTGCATCATGCATTAAACGCCAACCAAAGATAGAGGTTCTAGGGAGGAGATCTCGATCCCAAACCGTTAAGGCCCAGCCTGGCGCTGCTGCTTTGTCTCTAATGGCTTCCCAGGCAGatttaacagaaaaaaaaacctgtgcTAGTATGAGCCCAAAACCGCTTGTCTTCTCGGTTGGAGATAGAGATGCCCCTATCAATAATCTTGTTATAAACCTGTTGAAGGTGAGGGTGCTGGTCCACTGGAAAAGACCACCTACCATCTTCTAAGAAATCAGCCACCGCGGCACAGAGATTACTAGGGATATGATAAGGAAGGAGAAGATCCTGCACATTATCATTTCCAATCCATTTATCATACCAGAATTTAATTGAAGTCCCATCTCCAATCACCCATTTCTCTGCTGATTGCACAAAACTCCAAATTTTTCTAAGACCAGGGAGGATGGAGGATGACCCAATCGAATTTTTTAAATTCTCATCTTGCTTCAGGAATCTGCATCTTAAAAAGGCAGCAAAGGGGGTGTCATCCACTTTTATAGACCATGCTAGCTTACAGATTAAAGCCAAATTAAGATCACGCAGTCTGCGAACTCCAATTCCTCCCTCcattttgggcttgcacaaaCGATCCCATTTGACTGTGATGGCTTTATGTGTGTCAGATTCCCCTGTCCAAATAAAATTACGGACCCACCTCTCCATAATTTTAATTGCGCCTACTGGCCAGAGATAAATGGAACAATTATGGATAGGGATGCTGCTCATTACAGATCTAACCAGTTCGATACGGCCAGCCATAGAAAGGAGGTGACCCTTCCAAGAATTCAGTCTTTGCTTGAACTTGTCAATGAGAGGTTGAATTGCATCCTTCTTGATTCTGCCCTTCATCAAAGCGACTCCCAAATATCTAGTTGGAAAATTGCAAACCGAGATATTAAGAGTGGAGACGATCCTTTGCCTTCTGATAGCCGTGACATGACCCAGAAAAATCTTGCTTTTAGAGTAATTAATAATTTGGCCCGAGGCAGCTCCATAGGCTTCCAGAAAACATTTAACTCGCCTGAGGTCATGTATCTCTGCTTTCATGAAAATGAAGAGGTCATCAGCATAGAGAAGGTGGGAAGGAGTGTTTACCAGTGTAGGACCATTGAGAGCTTTGATCCACCCCCTGCTGCGCATATCACTGAGACCCCTACACAGAACCTCTTCAAAGAGGATGAAAAGAAGGGGGGATAGGGGATCCCCTTGACGAAGGCCTCTCTCCATCCCAAAGAAACCCACCGGTCCACCATTGACCATAATAGAGATCCGGGTCAAAACAAGAATTTGGTGTACCCAATGCACCCAAGTCTGCGAGAAAccaaaagcaagcatcacatcgaataaaaaatcccattccaGCGTATCAAAAGCTTTATGGATGTTTAGTTTCAAGCCAATGCCTCCACCCCTGCATTTCACCTTCATCATGTTAGTCAATTCAGAGGCAACCcctatattttcaaaaattacctTCCCTTTTTGAAAGGTCCCCTGCTCTGCTGAGATCACTTTGTGTAAAATGGAAGACATTCTGGAAGCCATAATTTTGGGAataattttgaagaaaaaatttccCAAACATAAGGGGCGGAATTGACCAACCTTGGTGGCATTTTCTACTTTAGGAATAAGGCAGAGAAAATTGCAGTTGACTCCCTTGGTCACAATGCCATCTCTGAAGAAGCTTTGGAAGCCACGGCAGACTTCCCCGCTAATAATATGCCAACAAACTCTGAAAAAGGTTCCTGGAAATCCGTCCGGGCCTGAGGCACTAGAGGGGTCCAGGTCAAACACTGTAGACTTGATTTCCTCTTGAGAAGGAATTCTAGTGAGCATTGCATTATCTTCTTCTGAAATCAGAGCAGGGATAACAGACATCAAATCTCCATTCTTGATGCAGTCTCCTTTCTTGAAGAAATTTTCAAAGTGCGCCACCAAGTGATCTCCAATTTGCTTTGTATCTGTGATTACAGAACCATCATCCTTGATAATCTCTCTAATGAGGCTCCTTGCTCGTCGCATCTTAACTGATTGGTGGAAATACTTTGTGCATTTATCTCCATTTTTAACCCATTTATCTCTAGCTTTTTCCTTCTAGAGCTTACCTTGCAGCTCAATGGCTTTTGCATAGTCTCCTCGAGCTTGCATCTCTCTATCAAAAAGATCTTCAGAGAAACCTTCAACCTCAATCAAGCCCTGCACACTTTCCAGACATTGCTTGGTGAGACTAACTTCAAGGTTTATATGAGGGCAGACCTGTTTCGCCCAATCCCTAAGATGGCCTTTGAGCCTCTTGAGCTTGCGGTGCACCACAAAAATTGGAGAGCCCTGAATAGCTTCAGTCCAAGAACTTTCAATCACCTTACATAAATCTTCATGTTCAGTCCAAAACCGCTGGATGCGGTAAGGAGCATTGATGGGGCGAGGCACAATCTCGCAGAAAATAAGCAAGGGAGAGTGGTCCGAGGAGCCACGAACTAAGACCCGTTGCACGCTCCCACTATAGGTTTGGTTCCAATTTTCATTACAGAAGCTGAGATCCAAGATGTCTTGGATGTTACCCAATCTGCGATTATTGGACCAGGTGTACTTGCGGCCAATAGAGTACAGCGGAATGAGCTTGGTTGTATCGATCATGGTGGCAAAATCCTCCGCAGAACCCACGTTGAAGCGCCCCAGACCGGTCTTATCATTAGCATAAAGGTAAGCATTAAAGTCTCCAACAACTAACCAAGGGCAAGAGATCCCTGCGATAGAGGCCAGATCATAGCACAGTTGGTGTCTGTTCGCGCGCAGGCAGCTAACATGAACTATAGAGATAAAACTCTTGGTCCCGTTAAAATCCACTTGAATAGATATATGCTGATCTGAAGTAACAATTGTCGCCGGTCGGTGCAGGCCATTCTTCCAAAAGAACCACAAATTTGCAAGCTTATCATCGCTGTCATTTGTAATAGCATCCACCGCCATGCCTAAAGACTGAAAGAATCGCCAGGGGCATCGATCAATTCCAATCTTAGGTTCATCCAGACACAAGAAGTCTGGGTTGTGTTCTTTTACCAAGTTCCAGAGATGATCTCTCGCACGGGTGTTGCCCACCCCTCTGATATTCCAAAACATGCACCGCATAATAAAAAATTGGGGAAGCCTTCGCGACGCCCTGCACCAGCGTCCCTTCGTTGAGCATTCAAGGTCTCATTAACTGTAGTAGCTTCATGAGACCCTTTTTCTCTTCGCCGAACGCCCATAACAATATTTTCAGGCACTATGTGCTTCTCTCTAGCATTGCACTTCCGTGTAGCTTGAGTGAATGAGATGTCAGCATTTGAATCCTCCGCCAAAGCTGATCCCACATGTGTTATCACAACTGTTCGACCATTGTCCCTGCAGTCTAccgaggaaggagaagaagcctCTCCTTCAGCTTCAGCATTACTCAGCTGGTTCGGTCCAATCAGATGGTTAAGCTGAGAACACATTTGAGCCAGGTCATTCCCATGCATTACGTCTTTATTCGCAGAGAGAGGGGACTCAGCCACAACCGCTAGAGACTCCATAGATCGCGGAGAGGATGGAATAACACCAGGAGCAATGCCAGCATTATCCTTCACGGTCACCTCCAAATCCGCAAGCGAAGCTTCACCTTCCTTAACGGAACCCGCAAACCCTGCTGCAgcatcttctctttccttatcAGTGTCCGCCAAAAGCTCCTTATCCGTAACCGCCACGACAAGAGATTTTAAACTTCGTCGTCACCTCTGACGTCGTCGGCGGTTTCTATCATTGTCCACATAGGTGGCGCCTGGAACAGCTGCATCAACCGTGTCTTCCTGCTCCTGACGGTAAGTGCACATATTCGGTCTGTGTCCATACCTATGGCATTTGGTGCAGCGAGTAGGGGGTCTTCATAAACCACTTTTTGCTTGAACATGTACATCTCCAGAGATccctcttgctctctctctacGCAAATCTCGTCCATACGCGGCATGGTATCGTCAATATCAACACAAACTCTCGCGAAATGGCCATAATGTGAATCTTTGGTGCGCTTGTCAATTGCAATCGGTCTCCCAACTGTCTTTGCAATTGACAGAAGAATATCCTCGTGCTAGAATAGGGAATCTAATCCACGATAGCCAATTGAGTAATGGCTTGATCGTCTACCATAAAATCTTTCCTCCACTATTGAAAACGCAAAGGCTGCCCATCCATCCATATCGGACTGCGCCTCCAAACACTGGTCATGTCTTCCAAGTTTTCAAATCGGAAAAGCACAAACCCTTTCCCTAAGGACTTCATCCAGACACCATCTTTCAAACCCCAGTGCTTAGTTGCTTCGCGGAGCCTGTCCATAGAAGTAAATCTAAAGTTGAGGCGCCCAATGAGAGAGAACTTAAGCTTGTCAAGCTGTGCAACGTAAGTCGCCTGAGGGATCTTGATTCTCGTCAAGGCACCATCTCGTATAGGCGACGGAAGGCTTTCAATAGCCGGAAGAGCAGGCTTAACCACTGTAGCAGAAGATGGAGGGGGAACCATCGTCTGCGAAGGCTGGGGCTGGTTACAAGGAAAGCCCAAGAAGATTTCAAGATCAATCATCGGCCTTCCTTCAGGGTCCTGGGCATCTCCCAGGAAAGCTATTTTAGGAACTTCCAAAAATTGCAGACTTCCTGCCATTGCGGAACTCACCATCAACAATGTAAAAGGAAAATCGTACTTGGAATAGTCTTATTACTCCAAAGAAATccatttatattttttcaaaagaaaataaaaaattattcttGTTCCTATATAATTTTTATGTATATAAATGCGAATCTATAGTTGTTTTCTCCGTAAACAATCTTCTCATTTACaatcaatgtcttttgaagcCTTTCTTGAGCGAACACATTTCTATGGAAAAAGAGAATATCTTCTAGTACTTTTTCGTAATGATTTTCAAACCACCCTATGCTTGGCCCAGGACCCTTTCATACATTATGTCAGATGTCAAGCCAAATATAGTTTTGCTAGTATCAGGTTTTTCTTGTTGTGCGTCGGGCAGAGTGTTGTTGGTTTCAAGGTCTATCAGGACATCTGACACTCCCTTGTTCTATTCGACTTGTGTTGGTCCCATTAGAAGTCGGCATGGCTGTGCGGTACCAACCGACCTGTCATTGGTGTTGACGATGCCTCTTTGTGTACCATCAAATCCCATCTGACACTCCCTTGTTCGATCCGACTTGTGTTGGTCCTATCAGAAGTCGGCATGGCTGTGCAACTTCGATCGATCTGTTGTTGGTGTCGACGATGCCTCTTCGTGTGCCGTCAAACACTCTTTGAGTGCCGTTATTGGCCAATTTTCATGTGTCTCTTGAAGGGgttgttagaaaaacaacgcaGCAGAATGGCGACTTTGCAGAAGAAATGCAAAGGGAAAGCAAAACCACACACACGTGacaagatttatgtggttcacccccaagaaggaaggctacatccacggtcgAGCGATAGAACGAATCTAGTATTTTTGTGAAGCAAATACAAACCCTCACTAACTCATCTCTAAAAGAGATAACTACAATAcatagaaaaaccctaacccagaaaGTACAAGACTGCCCCTAgagacccacccagtttggttcggACCTGAACCAACATAGggcgaaatacatatcaaatcgaagatctcgacgagctctacaGTATGcactttttggtcattttggtgCGTTTAGAAGGCGAAACAACCCGTTGAAGAATCAAATCactttctggactgagatcaggcttcaccaataatagGGACACATCCCTTAGGAAGGGTACTTCCAAGGGGTCCTTCTCCTCTATATATAAAGGACGTTTTGGACACTTGTTAGAGTGCATTCTAAGTGTTctacattctctctctctctctctctcaaattccTTTTTCAGTTTTGCTTCTAGTTTTCACTGTTTTGGGAGATGTTTCTACTCCATTCTTTTGGTTGATTAAGCACAACCTGAACGTATCTCGACATGACCCAATAAGAGAGTGCAATAACTATTGGAAGGGCTATTGGTTTATCTTGGAGGTTGATTTCCCAGAACCCTATTGCACCTTAAGGGGCGTTTAcaatcttaaggagagtgactaGTGGCACTACTCAGCCCCCATCTAATTCTTTGAATGTCTTCATGATGTTAACAAGTTTGTGATGCAATGTAAGTGTTTGTATTCACCATCTTCAACCGCGGTTCGTCTACAAATCAGATAAGTAATCTACACCCTCTTTTTACATGTACATATCATGTATGGTTTTGATGACTAATTTCCAGCACATTAGTTtagtaatgattacaaaatttttcaaACACTATGTCTTGGGCCATATCAGAGATATATACTAAATCCTTAATACAATACCAGGGCCAAGAAGATttagttggagatggaagaatatCAGTGATACTGACTACATAATTTTAGTAATGACtatataatttttcattttagtaCTAATTTGATGTCACATACTTTTCTCTTACAACCAGACAAAGCctactaaaaacaaaaaaaaaagggatttcaTGCTCCTTAATTAATGACAAATCTTTCAAAAGTTAATCCAGCAGGAGTCTCATGGGAACTCACTTCACCTGGTGACCTCGCTTTCAATAATGTAGCTTTCAATTTTGAGTAAATCTGGTTATGTCTTTAAAATTATCATGTTTTTCTCCTGCCTTAATTCAAAGATTCCTTATAGTTTTTGTTCGGCCGTATGGTCAATAATAGTTACTATCGTTGGCATTATTCTCCATGCATGTTCTCATGCTCATTTTTTCTTGGACCATAAAAGTCAAAAAATCATTTCCATTGATGGAAGGCTGCTGTGCTGTGCTGTGCTGTGCTATGCTGTATTGTGTGGTGAGTTTGATCGATCTGGTTGATGCATGGTTGCTGGCTTTGGCTCACACTACCAGTGTGAATGAGGAATACCAATGGCTGTTTACATAAAAAGTATCATCCACTGAGTTGAGATCCCCTGCCCCTGCATATACGTTCACTGTCATTTAAAAGGTGAAGAAGGGTATTGTTTATAGAAACAAAAGGGACAGGTGTTGACATATGAAGTGTTCGATCAGGTGATGTACGTGCAAAAGATCTGAATTCAACAATAACTGCCTACCGCAGTTGGTGAGCTGcatgtggtgcgcttcatgccatgctcaccaggaggtctccaGTTTGAGTGTTCTAATTGTTACCTTCCACCCTCCCCGTTCCTCTCGAATCATTGTCCTCTCTAATTCgttgccccctccaattcctcacatgggagcgggaatgaccaccctacccctgtccaaaaacactgcccaaaGTGGGATCCACTcctccctattagaggaattggaggtgataattattcaccccccccccccccgctttaaaaaaatatatatataaaagctcctaattccaaaaaaaaaaaaaaaatctgaactCTCATCCACATGGgatcaatatatatattgacAAATAAGAAAAAGATCCATGTGAAAGAAATTGCACCGTCGTGGAAAAGTTTTTCCCTAAACCgtaattctctctctcaatcattCCTGTTAGGGGTGCAGGTTTGGCTTTGTTGGCCCaaacccaccctgagcccgaacagggcttgggctgagatacctggccctgagggcagggTCAAGGTCGAGAATTTCTGcactgagtcagggtcgggtcgggtcggactaggattgaggcctcgggctgaacCTGACCTGagcttgttttaagttatattataaaatatatattgatatactaaacttcaaatgtcacatatattttgttatataatatatcatatatgaagataataagtgataatatattttattatagtgttattttatgtaaaattcaTAATTTTCTCCCTGACCCAGCCCCCAACTTAGTCCAGTTCATGTATCTCTCCCTTCCCTCACTccatgatcagggtcaatcagggttaGCTCGGCCcgactaaggggactcaggattggactggggttttaaaaagcctaaCCCAACCTGATCCTTTTGCAGCCCTAATTCCTGTAGTGTAAGGCAGTAAACATAGGTGTACCACACCAGCAATAATCAACTTGATTAGACACTCCATAACTTCATGATGTATATATGTGTTTTCTTGAGGCTTCATTTCCTTTCAAGTGAAAAATCATGTAAGAGatttttttcttggttgaaACTCTGGTGATTCCTTACAATTCCTTTAAAGAATGTAGGGATagtattcttttatttatttatttatttattttttataggaaagaaacaaaatagattACTTCGGAAGTGAATACTAAACAATATTGTTAGATTGAGCATATCTAGCTAGATTGATAACTAAGGCTATAAAAAAAGAATCTCCTTGTTTGTCAAAACATAGATATCAGTAATAGTTCCCTCAAAAAATTTAAGGATGTGATTGACaatgttttataaaaataaaaaaaacttttgtaatcacgTTCTTTGAACTTAATTGAAAATCTTGCCTCATGCGGTAGTTTAACTTTTTAATTACAGGGCACatgactttgattttggatgACTAGCCCAATCAAAAATGACTGCTAGCCTTGACTTCAAATAGGATGTCCAAAGAAGATTGGTAGGGCCATTGatttgagtctctctctctctctctctctatacatatatatatatatatatagaggcATTGATttgggatccagatcttctatagTCCAGCTGCTCAAGTGGTCATAGCGGTGCAGACCATGTGGGGCGTGCATTTACTGCCGTAGAGAATCTGTTTCCATTAATTTGAGACCtccaaaatctctctctctctctctctctctgttgccTTTTGTGGTAGTTAAACTTTTCGACTACAGGGCTCATAGAgtttgatttttgatgactagCCCAATCAGAAATGGCTGCTAGCCTTGTCTCCAAGTAGGATGTCAAAAGAAGATTGGAAGGGGCATTgatttgactctctctctctctgtctcaaaTGTTTATCATGTTTCAAGTTTGGAGAAGGGGTGGGCTGAGTCATTTGCacgcgcacacacacacatttgaCAGCGATGAGTCATTTTTTATATAGATAACATGTTTCATGAAAGTATAACATTTATCCTTTTGCCATTTGGTATTACATGAGTTTGTCTGTGATAGAGGACTCAGATACGTCTCAATGGTAAAATTTTAGTTCAAAACACATAAGAAAAGTTGCTCAAAATCTGATTctaagttttagtaaaattatcaagaTGGCatcaaatgaagatgaatataCATTACAAAATGGtgcatcttttgtaattttagctactttcTCATTCATTTTAAGATAAAATTGTATAAATGAGATGTTTACATGGCCGTCTATCATATAGCCTTACCCATGTACTGCCATGTGACAAATAGTGATGCGTTATACTTCACGAaacatatataatttatattaatTCCCATGTGTACAGTCTCATTGACACTCATGCTGGTGTAGACGCTACACAACTTGACAACAATATCTTGCCCTATATATataacttcatttctttccaagtGGAAATCACATGTTTTTTGTGGAATCATCGATAGTTCTTGATACCTACGGTTTGTTGTAGGAATGGAAATGAAATTCTTTagataaagaaaaatgaaacttttgtaatcatgattgtatAAGCTACTTAATTTTTTTCCTACCTTTGGTATTGTAATTtttaatgtaatatttatttttaattaaaattatttttatatttggtaattatatttttcaacatatttttatttttttagtccaAAGAATTTGACtgcaaaataaagtaaaatttgaacaatcaaaattaaaagccaaaaattattattattattattattacaatGATTACAAACAGttccatttccattttaattttaatagaaATACAGAAAGGATAATATAAAGAAGAATAGTGGTCGGTTCATCTatttaatttgaattttgatttcattgCTACcgcatcatttttttttttttcttctcaagctcggcACTATTGAATGTTATGTCTGCCAGGTGTCGAGTTATTCATCTTGAACTGCACCGCATTACACCATAGGGgaattgaaaagaatttaaatccaacataaaataataattacatGCAAGAACCTTTCCCACACGACGTCAAATAGAAAAAAGACCTTGCCCTAGGTCTTGTCAGGGTCTGAATCCTTAATATAGGAATTATCGAACTTTGAATTGTAAGACACAAGTTTTGCTTTGGTGTGATATATCTGTCAGTTTCAAACTTAAGTTGGCTATTCAACCCCTTCGTTCATAACAGTCTtaatccattttctttcttctcttgaaccaatcttcttcatctccataAATAGGCCATACTCCATAGCCCACCACACTCTCTCTTCGAAGATATACCTTCAAACGAGCCCCCCTGGTCACTTCTATGActtcatcatctcctccattttttgTTTCCAGTGATTGCTCTACTACTTGGTCTTCTCCTCAATCATCTTCTggttttcctcctcctcctcctcctccttctcctcatcatcatcatcatgatcaATCTgaacttcctcctcctcttgtcATCAGACCTTGCGGCGCTTGTAAGACCCTCCGTCGACGATGTGTCCTAAGATGCGTCCTTGCACCATACTTTCCCCCAAACCAACCCGTCAAGTTCTTGGCTGTTCATAGAGTATTTGGAGCCAGTAACGTCGTCAAAATCTTGCAGGTACTACTTGTTAGGGTTTGATGTCTTATATTCTGTCGCTTACCTAAGTATGGtgtatagggtttcgctataaatttgtggtgaagttttttttttcttttttttttattaggtaGGGGGGATGTAagatgtgaaccaggagacttgaactcaagacctcctgatagcaataggcctttacgcaccactagctaccaagtgtgctaggcacttgaccacggggttctttctctataatgcaatctgagagaggtgtgaggacgaacggttgtaaccctattctctatTGTGATTTCTATTAATCATTGTGTGATTAATGCAGGAATTACCAGAGAGCCAAAAAGCTGATGCAGTGGATAGCTTGGTCTACGAGGCGGGGGCGAGGATTAAAGATCCAGTGCATGGATGTGCAGGTGAAGTTTGCAGATTGCAGAAGCTTGTGAGACAACTTCAGATGCAATTGGCTACTGCACAAGCCCAAGTTCTTAACACACTACTATATCAACAAGAGAGCTTCTCATGTGATTATAACTCAATGATATGTAAGGAGAAGGAAGCTGAAGCTCAACAACAACCCACTTTGCTGCAACAACCCTTAATGGATGATTTCTTGTTGGGTACACCAAACTTCCAGATTTATGACTGCTGCTCATGTAACAATTCATTCTTTCCTTCCAATACCAATAATTAATTTTTGAGGGATTTAGAAACCAGTTACTCTTAAGTAACTACAAATTTAAattgattctgatttttcaTGTATGAGAACAATTCGTTGGAAGTGTTTGGTTTTATAGAATGATTTCCAAAACACCCACCCCAACCCAATGATGAAGATAATGAATTTTATCATCAATTAATCCGAAGCTACATGGGATGTCTCTTTCACAAAACTAGCCAAACATGCTCTAAACTGTTGGACGAATAGACCAATCTCTGAGTTACTCTAAATGGCAGACAAATCCTCACCTAAGCAtggttctcatttttttttttctctcctctaggggagtgggggagggggtggacTGGAGGGGGAGAGGTTTCAGTAGGAAATAATTTTAAGGGAAACAGTTCTCTGAGTAAGCGGTGTAGGATAGGCCAGCggtctctatctctatctctctcctctcaaccTCTATATATGAATTGTTATGTCCTTTTCTTGTGTATCggttaaaacaaacaccaaagaaacaCGAATAATAACAAAACAGAACAAAGATGGCACaaagatttaatgtggttcacacgCCAATTTGATGTGCTACAGCCATGCCCGAAGTTGAAGATGATTtactatgtaatggaagaagattATAGTATAGttctctca includes these proteins:
- the LOC122643301 gene encoding LOB domain-containing protein 1-like; this encodes MTSSSPPFFVSSDCSTTWSSPQSSSGFPPPPPPPSPHHHHHDQSELPPPLVIRPCGACKTLRRRCVLRCVLAPYFPPNQPVKFLAVHRVFGASNVVKILQELPESQKADAVDSLVYEAGARIKDPVHGCAGEVCRLQKLVRQLQMQLATAQAQVLNTLLYQQESFSCDYNSMICKEKEAEAQQQPTLLQQPLMDDFLLGTPNFQIYDCCSCNNSFFPSNTNN